The sequence below is a genomic window from Wyeomyia smithii strain HCP4-BCI-WySm-NY-G18 chromosome 1, ASM2978416v1, whole genome shotgun sequence.
ACAATTTGATTTGCTATATTATCCAAATACACTTTCGAAATCTTTTTCTTCAACCCATTTAACTTACTAAAAAACTCAATCCACTCCGCGGAAAAAACTTCGGCAAAAATGTCGCTTTACCCGGCGTTCTACAATAATTGTTCACCTCATTCGCCACTGTAGAGTCGAGAGGTTTCGGATACTGTACCGAGCAAATCAAAACATACACGACTGGTCTCGCTTAAAACAGAACTTACAATGCCTTTTATTACTCTTTTTTTAGCGCAACGAATAACCTTGTTCGTTCAAGAAGGGGTGTCTAAGATGCAGAACTTATTAGGGATGAGCAAGACAAGATTTATAAAAACTGATAGTTACAAAAAGTAATGACGACACTACaccggctacagaggtaaacgtcatctggagcaaagagactattaaattaattaaccccaattgagtgtattcccaaacctactCCAAGAAagatattgacataagacaggctgtcgtattctacgttacctctgcggtcgtgtcttattaacaacctcttcaacttttttgctgcaaagaaaattcgaaaaaaaaaaacgattaattttttcttcattcaatTTCGCAGGTTATCAACTAtcttcgcaggatggaagttgcagagtgATAGATGTTTCTTTAGTTTTTGAAAGCAATAAAACTCTCCAGTTTTTAACAATGCTGTATTTAATTGAATCAGTTGATTTAgtaattattaaattaatttgtatatttaatcgTTTTAATCATATTGTGCGTTGCAAGAAATCTTTTCATTATGCGGAATTTTCGAAATGAGCAAAGCTTCCGTTCCTGAGAATCGATCTAGGAATCGATACTGTTTTCAGAAGGTATCGATACAGCTGGGATGTTGATCAATTACAACGTACGCAGCGCTGACCGGAAGAGTGTATCAACGAAAGTTCACGTCTTTGGAAAAAAGCCCTAAAAAAGACACAACGTACAGCACCACTGagcaaataattgaaattttgaaatggaAAAAGATTATAATTCTATCTCGAGTGAAGAACAAGGTACATACGAAGTTGAGTTTTTAGATTCCCATTATTCTTGTTCTGAATCATCCGGAGAGACAGAAATGCACATACAGAGTACCATAAGTAATTCACCAACATTAATTTCTGCATCGAACCGAGATGATGAGGTACGTTTAAAAACTTTATAAATtggatttaataatttttatttattttacctcCTAGAAGCGATCTACAAAGAAATTACCGACGGCTGGTGATGAATATAGTTCATTGGATGATCTAGAACCAGCAGGAAATAGTAGCGAAGAGAAATTGTTTAGTTTTCATGCGGATATACTGGAGAAAAAGTTTAAAGGGCAGAAATCGTTTGAAAAGCGTGGAACCGTAGAAGTTACAGATGATTCTGTTGAAGGAGTGCTCAACAGAATATGGGAATACTGTGCACAATTTATCACGAAGGCTGTTATCTTCAAGGATTTTGATCCTAAAGGACATTCAACGAATTTGGAGGCCGCTTGGGATAATGAAGATCCATCGTTTgaatcaaaagataaattcttaaTTTTTCAGGACAAATCAGGGAAACGAAATATAGCCCCATCGGATGTGACATCTAATACGTTACAGGGATGGCTATCGAAAACCATTACGGTTGTTGTTTATCGCTATTCAGATTCTGTGTTAACTGCGCATAAGTACCATGCTGTCGAAAGTCAGTTGCTACGACCTGCTGAAAAAGATCGAGCAGGAGCTGAGTCAAATGTGTCATTACATAAGTTAAAGGAAACTCTTAAAGTTTCACATGGAAATCACTTGACGTCAGACGATATAAACTGGTCTTGTTGGGCCAACTACATAAGTACCCAACCAACAACAATGCGTGAAGAACTCATAAACCAACTGCCACCGAAACATCTCATTGCCCTTTTTCGAACTGTGCCAATACACTCGGATACCGTTCTTCTCAGGACGAAATTTGATCTTCGTGTAGCAGAGAATGAAAACAAAGCCTATACGCGAATCGTGGGTCAGCTCAAACAAGATTGTGATAATTTACGTACCTTGGTTGCAGTCATGGGAAGAAGAATTCTAGAAATGGAGCAGCTTTTACATGACCACTGCGATATGATCACTGCTATGAGAAATACAGTTACCGTAGAAGATAATGAGTATTCACAATTTCTAGCAAGCAAAGTCACAGATTGTACTGATGTTGACCATGAATAAATACACATTTATTACGTATGATGTAGTTGATAATTATTTATGATAATGAGTATAAGCCATTCATCCTAGCAGTCATCTCGAAAACCAAAATGTGTCGTATCTTGAGCCAACCCCAATCTGGGATCAAACATTCGTCCGGCCTGATATccacattttttgaaaacattAGTACTGTcgaagtttttaaatttttggataGCTTCTGCGATTGCTACCATTAAATTTTTTGTGTGAAGTTCAATGTAGGTTCGTTTCAAATATCTTTTTAAGTAACCAAAAAGAAACTCAATGGGGTTGAAAAATGGTGCAAAGCTGGTAAAAAGACAACATAAATTCCAAGGGAACGGAGGTATTCTACTATTGCTCTATGGCAGTGGATTCTGGCTCCATCCAAAATCCATACAGAATGTTGTCCAGGATATCTCTGTATAAGTCCTGAACAAATTAACGAGCGGCAACAGTGGAAGAAGCGAATACGATTGAACGTTCCCTCTGTATAAAACGTTTCAATAAGTCCAGTTTGTCCCATAAAAGATAGCATGGAAACACGCGGACAGCGGTTGAACTCTCCACGAAAAATCAAGCGCTTTCCTACTTGTCCATACCCCTTGTTTCGTAGAATTCCTTTGTTGTCACAGGACACTTCATCTAAGAATAACAGCATATGAAGATCCCACTTAATTAAAAACAGTTCATTTGCAAACCGTACTACATCACTCTCACGAAGTTGAATCGCTCGACGCTCCAATGCTTTAAATGTAAAGCCTTCTGCATGCAGAATACGACAAATAGAAGCCGTACTTATTGTAACAGAAAATGTAGTTTgaaatcgttgttttgcttcGTCTAACATCAATACAGGATTGCACTTGTAGAGATCGACAATCCATCGCCTCTGTACTGCACTAAACCGTAAATAGACGAGAGCCCTTTCTTTTCGAGTGAAGAATCCGTTTTCCTCATATCGTCGTATCCAATTCCCAATTGTAACGtaactttttccatatatttgagCTAACTGAACTTTTGACAAGCCCAGAAAATAGAATCCATATAAACAATGATAAACCGTATTTGTTGATGCGTGTCAATTGTGAACGTTACACCGAATCTCTGCCATTCTGAATAAGCTAGAAAGGAAAAACTTATTATTGTAGTACACTAACTTTTTATATTTTCCATTAAAAAAGAATTATACGTACGAATTCACTCGGatcaaacaaataaacaacGGATACATCAAAATGAAAATACACACTAGCTTGTTTTCAGAGCTGCCAAACAGATTTATCCGTGCTAATAAGTAAATGCACTACAATGattactaattttattttttcatgattCATGCAGAGCTTAACTGATTTATGGGTATATTCAAGTATTTTTcgtaaaaacatttttgaacttTGTGTTGTGCTGAAACATCTTCTTGAGGTTAGAAACCCCAAAAGTCtttgcaatgttttttttttttatattataataCGGCAACTCTGTCTGTGTTGTTTTGCGGGGTTCTGTTATGCGCGTTACCTCCGCagcggaatgaaaatttttgtaaATATGCGCAATATTCTGAGTTATCTAAAAAATCGCAGAATATGTACCTCAGtgaattttaccgaagttctcgTAATAATTTGACAGTTTAAATTTCAGAGTAGCTCGGCGAAACATTACCGCGAATCTCTTTAAAGTTTGACAGGTTCTTGCTTTtgcttttacagaatctcggtgttttgatgtattaccgagatctcaactgttgaaatctcggtaatttattttatCGTACGCGGTGATAATATCTAAGTGTGTACACGAATTGTTTCCCGTATAGTATCTTAAATAACCATttataaaaaagtcacataaccATTTACATACCATATCTGCCCCAGTTTTGACCATCTAGTTTATAGTAAACTGAGAAATAACCATTTGGTGAACTAGGCGTTAGGTATGGttaccattcaaaaacatcGATTTTCCTGAACATATTTTTCTCGATATTACACGATATGGTAAACtaataatccaaaattttgtattaaacctattcttcaaatagtataaacatgttattttgcTGAAACACGATACGCATCCGGTCGATAGGAATAATGGTATTATAATAGTTcctaattttttgacgtagaactacgtttttctttagcctaccacatagggatgtaaataggaaaactattaacgaaaaggggacgaaatatgtccctttttaaatgcttttaaatcggtttgttttcaaccgatttccttcatttttgcagcaatcgtttggaaaattattcacgcatccacccaaatgtagaaaattgttgattgattatgcaaactattgcactattgataattgtcaagccttgtttaaacgaaaattacgtcctcttcGTTTGGTCGTTtacgattggtcgttatatgattgcttcccaagcacggtcgacagaatcatataccttgcaattgaaaacatgctatttagcctatataagagcctgtttcagccgaagccgctcataatagttctggacagcgacaagttgtcaacagcagtcgtccttccttagcagcagcactagccctgtggctggtcaccacgtctcaggagcagcgcggttcttctcagcgtgtgtcgccagactgccattatttccccgtgttagggcagcatgaagatcgtcatcaccaaatctaattttgaacagcaaaatgccttttttcaaggcaaataaacaagtaattgaagggtgaaaatttcctagcatcaacacaagcaaacattctccgcgggatcctagcaatcaaattctgttgtagtttatttaggtaatacccccactgttgggacagcacaaaggctgcgatcaacataaccgattttgaataacaaactgccctgttagaacgcattcacaaaggcagttaattcgaatatgcagagctaatataaagtcgattcaatcaatcagcattaacagaatttagtcgtctcccagcttccaagttgcaacacgcaacaacgagcaaacaaaatcgcttgatgttacaaaccgcaatgaaatacgggttaaaactgttgcgtgtgtgagagcaccatcggtgtttattcgctggaaacaaatatcgtatgtgaattgtggaataattcgtctaaagaatattagagaattagacaactgaacagaaaggcgtggcctattacgtagcacccttcggctataaaagattgtttctgggaaaactagctacattcattggTCGGAAggcgagctggatggaccgtccacaacgttgacagcagtagaagcagatacagcactcagaagtaacagcgggttgcgcctgtggctgccttcaaattaaataaatcacttgcgctgtggttggtcaccatgtctcagtaacAGCGCGGCTCTGTGACcaaactctttgacggtcacaatAAAATCCTTTGGTCGCTGAGCCAGCTTGATCTTTACTCCTATtcatattgtatttttttcgtgTTAGCAAACCGCAGTGCCAGGTCCACAATTTGTGTTTGACGAtgcctgttgtttgtttacgCGTATTAATTAATTGTCAGTAAATGTCTAAGCAAAAATTTTGCATATACATACTCCATTGTtatgtttgagttttgtttaatttttgtttaatagccTCGGTTGGTGTcattttgcttagtttttgtaaataaattatttctattgtttgtttatatgaattatttatttaaactattttgttatattttgcatgtatataaaatttatatttaagAGAAAACAAGTCGTAGATTAGGTCAAATCAATAAATTGTTCTAAAACAATCAAATAATGATAAATGAAACCCTGGCACCAAACTAAACGATAAGTTTATAAAAGCTTCGAGTCGTCGGGTACAAACAACGGGGTGGTGCGCTACGCGGCAGGGAGGGTCTACGATGGAAAGCGGACAGGTTGTAAATAAAAACGTCGGATAGCAAATATGCGGAAGAATTTTTGATTATAACCCGGAGGAGTGTAGTCGCGCGTTGTAGATTCAGTTTCGAAGTTTTGGCGGAATAACGCCCTGAGTGAGACCTTTTGTGGCCAAATTAGAAGGCCATTTTGTACGCTTAGTTTTGGCGCGTCGTTGAAAACCGCGGCCGTGGTGAAAGGCGAGTTTAAGCCAGTTGAAGCCATCCAGAGTGCAACAGTGACACCCTCCGGGTTACCCACCAGCCGATCATCCATCGATCAACAAGCCGGTGCTACCCTTGTGACGCCTCACGGATAACCACCGAGGCCGCCTTGTCCGATACTACAACGCCCAGCTGGCCAGAAGACCGGATCCGACCAGCGAAATCACCGCATCTCTAAAACAGCAACGCAGCCAAGCCACCCAATCAGCATCTACACCCCCAGTGAGCGGAGTGCCCGACGGACGTTTTAccgtgaaaaaagaaaaaaagcgcAAGTAATATTATCTTTACTAACCTATCCTTCCCGCGAAAagtaattataataaaactattgTATGGTCTCGTAATTTTCAAGCTGTTCTTTGTTCAAATAATTCTGAGTCCTTTTAACTTGTTTCCGCTCAGTGTTAGTGTATAATCTGTGAATTTCGCTCAGTGACCAACGATTGAGGTGGGTTGAAAGTCCGCCCGATTGAGTTTTCTACAGTAGACCAAAGTAACGACCCGAAGCTGGGAAGTAAAAAGCAACTAGAAGCAAGTGAATAGTAAcagttcttctcagcgtgcctcgccagactgccattattcccccgtgttagggcagcatgaagatcgtcatcaccaaatccaattttgaacagcaaaatgcctttttttaaggcaaataaacaagtcattgaaagttaataatttttgacaacgtaagcaagcattctgtgtggattctagcagttacatctgtcgcggccgtctaatttacagaaggtgaaatagcttccacagtgtatgttgtccgtgtatcttaactcccccactgttggggcagcacaaaggttgcgatcagcaaccgattttgaacagcaaaatgcctttttcaaggcaaataaacaagtaattgaagggtgaaatttcttagcatcaacacaagcaaacattcttcgtggGATCCTAGcattcaaattctgttgtagtttatttatttaaccctctcccgctcacaaggtttatcattaaaatttatagcttcacgagaaacttcaagctgaacactttgtagactaactaaaattattgttaactgtagtattttgaagaaaacgcccagtgatgctctgaggcagcatatgaaagtttatggaacaatcgtaagcacaacaaactattttatgtcaagatatgatgatcaTAAtccttggtgctctagagtcaccatgagcgggaaagggttaatacccccactgttgggacagcacaaaggctgcgatcaacattaccgattttgaataacaaactgccctgttagaacgcattcacaaaggcagttaattcgaatatgcagtactGATATAAAGTCGATTTAATCAAttagcatgaacagaattgcgTCGTCTCTCAACTGCTCAGTTgccacatgatgcaacacgcgacAGCGACgaacgaaatcgcttgcttgATATTACAAGCCGTAATACGATAGGGGTAAtgtcgttgcgtgtgtgagagcaccatcggtgtttactagctggatacaaaaatcaaacgcggattgtggaataattcgtctaaagaatattagagaattagacaactgaacagaaaggcgtggcctattacgtagcacccttcggctataaaagagtgtttctgggaaaactagctacattcattagtcggaaggtgagctgaatggaccgtccacaacgttgacagcagtagaagcagatacagcactcagaagtaacagcgggttgcgcctgtggctgccttcaaattaaataaatcacttgcgctgtggttggtcaccatgtctcagtagcagcgcggttcttcttagcgtgtctcgccagactgccattattcccccactgttggggcagcataaagattgccatcatctaatccaatttttaacagaaaaatgcctttttaaaggcaaataaacgagtcattgaaagttaataatttttgacaacgagcaatctgtgctggatagtagcaatttaaatctgtagcagccgtctaatttacagaatgtgaaacagcttttacagctcgtgttttcagtgtctttattaccccactATTGAGGCAGCACagagcaagcattagtagactttatgactcattaatgaaacacctacaacaatgcatttgttaatagtgtgcgtagttctacgtcagttatgcggtcgcgtcttggatacaacctcctactttttgatgaaatagtggcaaaaaatagcagaaaactaaaatagacaAGCTATTCGATTAAtgaatttgatattcatattcccgcatcataatttattgagttttagtaactactttacataaccaatatgtaggcgaagataaagttgatcactatcagtgcgtcttgaactgtcctacagatcagacgtgatttcggttgcttgtggactgatctttgactgcctatagcttcaaagtttgtgttttgtcagtgtgtcttttaaagacttcctaaaagttatttcccatcagtcttccTCAAGACTACCTTTTTTTGaacttaacttttttcgtatcacctgaaacacagataacagatatccaagctagaacaaaaaacttcacaaatcgtgtgtaagatttcaaattcttactcgtttggaatgctaacgacatctttctgcaacttgcgactttaaccactttagtgatggcagcgctggattatatTCAAAGCTGtcagacgcatgaaaattctcacaaatagtagagtcgctgtttttgcaacgatataacattgtttttgtgaggtttgtgtgttttttttcatattaacactaaaacaaacaaatttgtcgcaaatataaactgggattgaataaaattgtcgattgtgtacaaattacggctgctcaaaatttctacattaaaaaacggcaacgcttcttattccaataatatcgataagagctaaaaaactatcgattttatcgtaTCATTGACCattaagtgttcttagcgccaccatactgcgtattgcgacatgctaaaaaaccgttgcgtcttcTTACACATaaagcaaaattagcttggatgtctgttatctgtacCTGAAATGACAgagcgaaaaaagaaaccgcgcatcactacgaggagaaagagagagcattcTCTCTCGGACAATTCGAGTGTCTGCAGTGATAACATATTTTGTCTGAGCAAGAAGCcagtgaaatggaagttattagtatAATActataaaaatgtaaattctttaaaaaaggagagagTTCCACCTTgttgtggtaactattttttctgaatttaatattttcacaaaggaactttcaacctttgtttctgacgttaaagtttcctatcaaattggccgtagaggtgaatgccgcttattagccgactcaataaAGGATCGTgatcagggatgccacatgtacatttaatctgtattttacagatttttggccgaagtaatgGTACAGAATCGGTACCTACAGATATatagatttttgtcgaaaagtacagatttacagatttttcgaaattgacattaaattttaaaaacaatccaaattttatttcattaaatattaagcaaattgaacatattttcaagtcctcacacgttttaagctaaaaattttgtttatgtaccataaaaacttaaaaaatacaaagttctttatgtttaaacaatacatatttttttttacagatatttttgttccagatacagatgctcagatttttcaagggaaaacacagatttaaatgtggcaaccctggtcgtgatcgtcttgttcagtattcaactgacaagatgtacaaattttttacatacgaccagagtaggcagtgtgactttgccctcgtatccaagtaagttttaaaacttgcttgcacatttattttcggtttgcacgtaaacctgagttggatttgagttttattcctgcataacaacaattgcataaaaatcgaaatgcgataaaattcgcgccgcgtctgctgcaacagtttgttgcattgtcctttgaaagcataaattcgatctaaaaacaaaactaatcGCGTttcatcatcgcctgcatcgctggatacatcgtgcacatgcattgcacgcatttaaactcaatcgatcagagtgtgcggtgcaaaaaaactcaaaccatcgagaggaagcagattcaagttggattcaaatctggtaaagtgttactcagttcaactttgcacgagttcatgccatcactgcatacgacaccaagaacgccaaaccgttcaaggttgtcttgaaaggtctaaccgacgatcaaaccgttgcacagtggccggaagccggacaaaactcaagttctaattgttgatattttatgttttttttaaagtttcactgtattgaaaaacatgttttccaaataacaagacaattggattaaatttgaatttttgagagcaCTTCAAACGTTGTTAAGTCAtgttatttcaatgatttttttcgcTCAGAAAGCACATATTGGGGTTTACTTCAACTAGTAAATACTCACCTaattctcattcgaacttaacTTACTTGCGATAGGTTGCATTTTTAAGATAAATAATCAGAATTGTATTTCGTGTTAaatgtttttataaaattcaacataacttttgtaaaatgtttgaaatacctAATGAgtggtctgaaaa
It includes:
- the LOC129716974 gene encoding uncharacterized protein LOC129716974; the protein is MEKDYNSISSEEQGTYEVEFLDSHYSCSESSGETEMHIQSTISNSPTLISASNRDDEKRSTKKLPTAGDEYSSLDDLEPAGNSSEEKLFSFHADILEKKFKGQKSFEKRGTVEVTDDSVEGVLNRIWEYCAQFITKAVIFKDFDPKGHSTNLEAAWDNEDPSFESKDKFLIFQDKSGKRNIAPSDVTSNTLQGWLSKTITVVVYRYSDSVLTAHKYHAVESQLLRPAEKDRAGAESNVSLHKLKETLKVSHGNHLTSDDINWSCWANYISTQPTTMREELINQLPPKHLIALFRTVPIHSDTVLLRTKFDLRVAENENKAYTRIVGQLKQDCDNLRTLVAVMGRRILEMEQLLHDHCDMITAMRNTVTVEDNEYSQFLASKVTDCTDVDHE